A part of Brassica rapa cultivar Chiifu-401-42 chromosome A05, CAAS_Brap_v3.01, whole genome shotgun sequence genomic DNA contains:
- the LOC117134365 gene encoding uncharacterized protein LOC117134365, producing MSSSSFTSGNYYRRRRNTERGTPKECWCGAPSDIFTSGSETNPGRLYYCCAKGYHKSHLFKWADDCLVEEVEDIKAAINGMNRDISELRVNVARLANGVKTESERKGGECLSESRCLRNVVVCVAGMAILCYYYFSMDVSDVKSRGYPPRLYPVGSSNLENKDINHNFRSRDLPHIIETLGEDVWKALVNSPIGVVARLVERRSVWSGITVHYLLCRQLRVHRKEIWSLVVDEPIRFSLVEFGEITGLNTGPLPTESFEPDPDKYKPFWAKLKVSLGRGPTLDELKNSIEVCPNWTFEERKWLGLLVLQHMVLYCLHQNSRVPFESAKRVFDDEAMKSYPWGRTAYEVLIDSIKTLAPDRGSYTLSGLKDALLIWAYESIVCFGECFGRVVNNEDIPLLRWGGKRTRANFENLLSAEIKQHSQVRVRRMVSKESIEELLPEWSCQPDDPQLVNLITDIHAGRFVKGFWEVHGNAEGKGNEKKKKAEPPSKKQNKVKTNEGEAAATGKGSSEEEDNKDSGNNASLMAIANTLDKLSRKFDLWTRDLKNHWWTRSR from the exons ATGTCTTCCTCATCCTTCACCTCAGGAAATTATTACAGACGACGTAGGAATACGGAAAGAGGAACGCCGAAAGAGTGTTGGTGTGGTGCACCATCTGACATTTTTACATCTGGAAGCGAAACAAATCCAGGAAGATTGTACTATTGCTGTGCAAAAGGATATCATAAG AGTCATTTATTCAAATGGGCGGATGACTGCTTGGTGGAAGAGGTTGAAGATATTAAGGCAGCGATAAATGGCATGAATAGAGACATCTCGGAGTTGCGAGTTAACGTTGCTCGGTTGGCGAATGGAGTAAAGACAGAATCTGAGAGAAAAGGAGGCGAATGTTTGAGTGAGAGTCGGTGTTTGAGGAATGTGGTTGTTTGTGTGGCTGGAATGGCGATACTTTGCTACTACTACTTCTCT ATGGATGTTTCTGATGTTAAATCACGGGGTTACCCTCCAAGACTTTATCCTGTAGGGTCTTCTAACCTAGAAAATAAAGACATTAATCACAATTTCCGTTCACGAGATTTACCTCATATTATAGAAACACTAGGAGAAGATGTATGGAAAGCACTGGTGAACTCTCCCATTGGAGTAGTTGCTAGGCTAGTTGAACGCCGAAGCGTGTGGTCTGGTATAACAGTACACTATCTACTATGTAGACAGCTGCGAGTACATAGGAAGGAGATATGGAGTCTGGTGGTTGATGAGCCTATCAGGTTTAGCTTGGTAGAATTTGGTGAGATAACTGGGTTAAACACTGGTCCATTGCCAACAGAAAGTTTTGAACCTGATCCTGATAAATACAAACCGTTTTGGGCGAAGCTGAAGGTGTCGCTTGGGAGGGGACCCACGTTGGATGAACTGAAGAACTCAATAGAGGTCTGCCCGAATTGGACATTTGAAGAGCGTAAATGGCTAGGGCTATTAGTTCTTCAACACATGGTACTTTATTGTTTGCATCAAAATTCTCGGGTGCCATTTGAAAGTGCCAAAAGAGTGTTTGACGATGAAGCCATGAAGTCGTATCCATGGGGTCGGACTGCATACGAAGTTCTCATTGACTCTATTAAAACGTTGGCTCCAGACAGGGGGTCATACACATTAAGCGGCCTAAAGGATGCGTTATTGATTTGGGCGTATGAATCCATCGTCTGCTTTGGCGAGTGTTTTGGGAGAGTGGTGAATAATGAAGACATTCCACTTTTACGATGGGGTGGAAAGCGTACTCGTGCAAATTTCGAAAACTTGTTGTCTGCCGAGATAAAACAACATAGCCAG GTGCGTGTTAGGAGAATGGTTTCGAAGGAGTCAATCGAAGAGTTGTTGCCTGAATGGTCGTGTCAACCTGACGACCCACAACTCGTTAACTTGATAACAGACATACATGCAGGTAGATTTGTAAAAGGTTTTTGGGAAGTGCATGGAAATGCGGAGGGGAAGGgaaacgagaagaagaagaaagctgagCCACCCAGTAAGAAGCAGAATAAAGTTAAGACCAATGAGGGTGAAGCTGCTGCAACGGGAAAGGGTTCAAGCGAAGAGGAAGATAATAAAGATTCGGGGAACAACGCGAGTCTGATGGCCATTGCGAATACTCTGGATAAACTTTCCAGAAAATTTGATCTATGGACGCGCGATTTAAAAAACCATTGGTGGACCAGAAGTCGATAG